The following proteins are encoded in a genomic region of Saccharopolyspora antimicrobica:
- a CDS encoding DUF3039 domain-containing protein yields the protein MSTMTLPETDTRTETTDQTSDDRPEMFHYVQKDKIAESAVMGTHVVALCGEVFPVTKSPKPGSPVCPDCKEIFNSLPPGGKD from the coding sequence ATGAGCACGATGACGCTGCCGGAGACCGATACCCGGACCGAGACCACTGATCAGACCAGTGACGACCGTCCGGAGATGTTCCACTACGTGCAGAAGGACAAGATCGCCGAGAGCGCGGTCATGGGCACGCACGTGGTGGCGCTGTGCGGTGAGGTGTTCCCGGTCACCAAGTCGCCGAAGCCGGGCTCGCCGGTCTGCCCGGACTGCAAGGAGATCTTCAACTCGCTGCCGCCCGGCGGCAAGGACTGA
- a CDS encoding GNAT family N-acetyltransferase, with protein sequence MFSISLGDDNAVLRPLEPWRAAEFLAHMDRGRELVGQHIGLADAVTDLASSRAFLQQYAEKAATDTGRIFGIWVADELVGGVLFRTMDVPRGTAEAGCWLEPSAVGKGLVTRAARVIIDWAVEERGIHRVEWLVSAANHASIAVAKRLGMVKDGVLRGSGVHRGERQDLEVWSVLAPEWRSRKAG encoded by the coding sequence ATGTTCTCGATTTCCCTGGGGGATGACAACGCGGTGCTCCGCCCGCTGGAGCCGTGGCGCGCAGCGGAGTTCCTGGCCCACATGGACCGGGGGAGGGAGCTCGTCGGGCAGCACATCGGGCTGGCCGACGCGGTCACCGACCTGGCCTCGAGCCGCGCCTTCCTCCAGCAGTACGCGGAGAAGGCGGCGACCGACACCGGGCGGATCTTCGGGATCTGGGTCGCCGACGAGCTGGTCGGCGGTGTTCTCTTCCGGACCATGGACGTCCCGCGCGGCACCGCGGAGGCGGGCTGCTGGCTGGAACCGTCGGCGGTGGGCAAGGGCCTGGTCACGAGGGCGGCGCGGGTGATCATCGACTGGGCCGTCGAGGAACGCGGCATTCACCGGGTGGAGTGGCTCGTCTCGGCGGCGAACCACGCCAGCATCGCGGTCGCCAAGCGGCTGGGGATGGTCAAGGACGGCGTGCTGCGCGGAAGCGGTGTTCACCGGGGCGAACGACAGGACCTGGAGGTCTGGTCGGTGCTGGCCCCGGAGTGGCGGAGCCGGAAGGCCGGCTGA
- a CDS encoding MarR family transcriptional regulator, which produces MSTPDTTEDAVRELLLVMPRLVGRIKRLPLPEQLRSLDLAPRHLSMLSLLLLDGPLTVSQLAGALGVAPTTVSLIVSELSRKGVLVRREDDADRRRRIIDISQESRPAIAEWLSPGAHAWRHALEPLSPAQQRTFVDTLLRYEEAFAATKTAPEGD; this is translated from the coding sequence ATGTCAACGCCTGACACCACGGAAGACGCGGTCAGGGAGTTGCTCCTGGTGATGCCGAGGCTGGTCGGCAGGATCAAGCGCCTGCCGCTGCCGGAGCAGCTGCGGTCGCTCGATCTGGCGCCGAGGCATCTGTCGATGCTGTCCCTGCTGTTGCTCGACGGGCCGTTGACCGTCTCGCAGCTCGCCGGAGCGCTGGGGGTGGCGCCGACCACGGTGAGCCTGATCGTCAGCGAACTGAGCCGCAAAGGGGTCTTGGTGCGGCGCGAGGACGACGCCGACCGCCGTCGGCGCATCATCGACATCAGCCAGGAGAGCCGCCCCGCCATCGCCGAATGGTTGTCGCCGGGTGCCCACGCGTGGCGGCATGCGCTCGAACCGCTGAGCCCAGCGCAGCAGCGGACGTTCGTCGACACCCTGCTCAGGTACGAGGAGGCCTTCGCCGCGACGAAGACGGCACCGGAGGGCGATTAG
- a CDS encoding lysophospholipid acyltransferase family protein, whose protein sequence is MLYAVSKRVVGAVARTIYRPTVIDADKVPTTGPVILAPNHLAVLDSFIVPLVLPRPVAFLAKAEYFTGTGTKGALMKWLFSTWGAIPVDRGKGRAAKESLEAAEKVLRAGGAFGIHPEGTRSPDGRLYRGRTGVARLALSTGAPVVPVALTGTDKLQPRGKKIPRLHPVSVRFGDPLDFKRYSGLDSSLPVLRSITDEIMYAIAELSDQEYVDRYQRPGAAAA, encoded by the coding sequence ATGCTGTACGCGGTGAGCAAGCGGGTCGTCGGCGCGGTGGCGCGGACGATCTACCGGCCGACTGTGATCGACGCGGACAAGGTGCCGACCACCGGTCCGGTGATCCTGGCGCCGAACCACCTCGCCGTGCTCGACAGCTTCATCGTCCCGCTGGTGCTGCCCCGCCCGGTCGCGTTCCTGGCCAAGGCCGAGTACTTCACGGGCACCGGCACCAAGGGCGCGCTGATGAAGTGGTTGTTCAGCACCTGGGGCGCCATCCCGGTGGACCGGGGCAAGGGGCGCGCCGCGAAGGAGTCGCTGGAAGCCGCGGAGAAGGTGCTGCGCGCCGGCGGCGCGTTCGGCATCCACCCGGAGGGCACCCGCTCCCCCGACGGCCGCCTGTACCGGGGCCGCACCGGCGTCGCGCGGCTCGCGCTGAGCACCGGCGCACCGGTCGTGCCGGTGGCGCTGACCGGCACCGACAAGCTCCAGCCGCGCGGCAAGAAGATCCCGCGCCTGCACCCGGTCTCGGTGCGCTTCGGCGACCCGCTGGACTTCAAGCGCTACTCGGGGCTGGACAGCTCGCTGCCGGTGCTGCGCTCGATCACCGACGAGATCATGTACGCCATCGCCGAGCTCTCCGACCAGGAGTACGTCGACCGCTACCAGCGCCCCGGCGCGGCAGCGGCCTGA
- a CDS encoding DUF3099 domain-containing protein, whose translation MNSSHRDDSPVLITEAQPSLDDQQALRRRKYAIMMASRVPCLVLAAVVFQVWQLWWLSLIILAISIPLPWMAVLIANDRPARKSEKVNRFRHSRHALESREHQVIES comes from the coding sequence GTGAACAGCTCACATCGTGACGACTCCCCGGTGCTGATCACCGAGGCCCAGCCGTCCTTGGACGATCAGCAGGCGCTGCGTCGCCGCAAGTACGCGATCATGATGGCCAGCCGGGTCCCGTGCCTGGTGCTGGCCGCGGTGGTGTTCCAGGTGTGGCAGCTGTGGTGGTTGTCACTGATCATCCTGGCCATCTCGATTCCGCTGCCGTGGATGGCGGTGCTCATCGCCAACGACCGGCCGGCGCGCAAGAGCGAGAAGGTGAACCGCTTCCGGCACTCGCGCCACGCACTGGAATCGCGGGAGCACCAGGTCATCGAGAGCTGA
- a CDS encoding sigma-70 family RNA polymerase sigma factor, with product MTVPQTTKPDVAVTEDLDTQGPSADLVRVYLNGIGRTALLTAQEEVDLAKRIEAGVFAKHLLETSNNLSPERRSDLNAVVRDGRRAKNHLMEANLRLVVSLAKRYTGRGMPLLDLIQEGNLGLIRAVEKFDYTKGFKFSTYATWWIRQAITRGMADQSRTIRLPVHLVEQVNKLARIKRDLHQKLGREATDEELSEEAGIPVEKILDLMDHSRDPVSLDMPVGAEEDAPLGDFIEDAESADAENAVISGFLQDDLRRVLATLEEREQSVIRMRYGLDDGQPRTLDQIGKSFGLSRERVRQIEREVMSKLRQGDRADRLRAYAS from the coding sequence ATGACCGTCCCGCAGACCACCAAGCCAGACGTCGCAGTCACCGAAGACCTGGACACCCAGGGCCCATCGGCAGACCTGGTGCGCGTCTACCTCAACGGCATCGGGCGCACCGCGCTGCTCACCGCACAGGAAGAGGTCGACCTCGCCAAGCGCATCGAGGCCGGGGTGTTCGCCAAGCACCTGCTGGAGACCAGCAACAACCTCTCCCCCGAGCGGCGCTCCGACCTGAACGCCGTGGTCCGCGACGGCCGCCGAGCCAAGAACCACCTGATGGAGGCCAACCTCCGCCTGGTGGTCAGCCTGGCCAAGCGCTACACCGGCCGCGGCATGCCGCTGCTGGACCTGATCCAGGAGGGCAACCTGGGTCTGATCCGCGCGGTGGAGAAGTTCGACTACACCAAGGGCTTCAAGTTCTCCACGTACGCGACTTGGTGGATCCGGCAGGCCATCACCCGCGGCATGGCCGACCAGAGCCGCACCATCCGGCTGCCCGTCCACCTGGTCGAGCAGGTGAACAAGCTGGCCCGCATCAAGCGCGACCTGCACCAGAAGCTCGGCCGGGAGGCCACCGACGAGGAGCTGTCCGAAGAGGCCGGCATCCCGGTGGAGAAGATCCTCGACCTGATGGACCACTCCCGCGATCCGGTGAGCCTGGACATGCCGGTCGGTGCCGAGGAGGACGCGCCGCTCGGTGACTTCATCGAGGACGCCGAATCCGCGGACGCGGAGAACGCGGTGATCTCCGGCTTCCTGCAGGACGACCTGCGCCGCGTGCTGGCCACCCTGGAGGAGCGGGAGCAGTCGGTGATCCGGATGCGCTACGGCCTCGACGACGGCCAGCCGCGCACCCTGGACCAGATCGGCAAGTCGTTCGGCCTGTCCCGCGAGCGGGTCCGGCAGATCGAGCGCGAGGTCATGTCCAAGCTCCGGCAGGGCGACCGCGCCGACCGGCTGCGGGCTTACGCGAGCTGA
- a CDS encoding DUF7782 domain-containing protein: MIPDLSHDRIDRLRDAFRAAGYDADGVVELLGPEAHIALGRGEPVPALRATTDAGPLGTLIRLFLLGLAEPQAAVEAALAPLPLSDAQAAGLVVADGDRLRAGLDVRPHGVGDDSWWVVSDLDSDLRGGRPVEPDHVLGVGHASLSLVQATSRRPVGSVLDLGTGCGVQALHASTHAQRVTATDVSKRALALADATFRLNEIDVELGEGEWFDPVRGRRFDMVVCNPPFVVGPPRTDFTYRDSGLAGDDASALVVRQLPSFLNEGGTGQLLASWVHRDGEDWEDRVSRWLPPGAGVDAWFVQRDVADPALYVGTWLRDAGYDLRSPQGLQKAGEWLDWFEANDVLGIGFGFVTLRRTDAARGEVVCEDLRHAFSDPLGPESDQWLRRVDWLRANGSAEALLATRLVTADSTVLEQVSEPGDEGWSPLVHRLHRTNGPGWQHEVDELGVRLLAGCRGALPLGELLELLAMGFGEDAEELTRAAVPVVRELVRHGMVVPAEWVDGAQ; this comes from the coding sequence GTGATTCCAGACCTGTCCCACGACCGCATCGACCGCCTTCGCGACGCCTTCCGCGCCGCCGGGTACGACGCCGATGGCGTCGTCGAACTGCTCGGCCCGGAAGCGCACATCGCGCTGGGCCGCGGCGAACCCGTCCCCGCGCTGCGCGCCACGACCGACGCCGGGCCGCTCGGCACGCTCATCCGGCTGTTCCTGCTCGGGCTGGCCGAGCCGCAGGCCGCCGTCGAGGCCGCGCTCGCCCCGCTGCCGCTGTCCGATGCGCAGGCCGCCGGGCTCGTCGTCGCCGACGGCGACCGGCTGCGCGCCGGGCTCGATGTCCGTCCGCACGGCGTCGGCGACGACTCGTGGTGGGTCGTGTCCGACCTCGACTCCGACCTGCGCGGCGGCCGACCGGTCGAGCCCGACCACGTGCTCGGCGTCGGGCACGCATCGCTGAGCCTGGTGCAGGCCACCTCCCGCCGACCGGTCGGCTCCGTGCTGGACCTGGGCACCGGCTGCGGCGTGCAGGCGCTGCACGCGAGCACGCACGCCCAGCGCGTCACCGCCACCGATGTCTCCAAGCGGGCGCTGGCGCTGGCCGACGCGACGTTCCGGCTCAACGAGATCGACGTGGAGCTGGGCGAGGGCGAGTGGTTCGACCCGGTGCGCGGCCGCCGGTTCGACATGGTGGTGTGCAACCCGCCGTTCGTCGTCGGGCCGCCGCGCACCGACTTCACCTACCGCGACTCCGGCCTGGCCGGCGACGACGCGAGCGCGCTGGTGGTACGCCAGCTGCCCTCCTTCCTCAACGAGGGCGGCACCGGGCAGCTGCTGGCCTCCTGGGTGCACCGCGACGGCGAGGACTGGGAGGACCGGGTCTCCCGGTGGCTGCCCCCGGGCGCCGGTGTCGACGCGTGGTTCGTCCAGCGCGACGTAGCCGACCCGGCGCTGTACGTCGGGACCTGGCTGCGCGACGCGGGCTACGACCTGCGCTCCCCGCAGGGCCTGCAGAAGGCCGGCGAGTGGCTGGACTGGTTCGAGGCCAACGACGTGCTCGGCATCGGCTTCGGGTTCGTCACCCTGCGCCGCACCGACGCCGCGCGCGGTGAGGTCGTGTGCGAGGACCTGCGGCACGCATTCAGCGACCCGCTCGGCCCGGAGTCCGACCAGTGGCTGCGCCGCGTCGACTGGCTGCGCGCCAACGGATCGGCCGAGGCGCTGCTGGCGACCCGGCTGGTCACCGCGGACAGCACGGTGCTGGAACAGGTGTCCGAGCCCGGTGACGAGGGATGGAGCCCGCTGGTGCACCGGCTGCACCGCACGAACGGCCCGGGCTGGCAGCACGAGGTCGACGAACTCGGCGTCCGGTTGCTCGCCGGGTGCCGGGGTGCGCTGCCGCTCGGCGAGCTCCTCGAGCTGCTCGCGATGGGATTCGGCGAGGACGCCGAGGAGCTGACGCGTGCGGCCGTTCCCGTGGTCCGGGAGCTCGTCCGGCACGGAATGGTCGTTCCGGCGGAATGGGTGGATGGTGCGCAATGA
- a CDS encoding YihY/virulence factor BrkB family protein, translated as MRRGPLRLIARTLDKAWWDNIFSESAAAAFWQTLSMPPLLLGLLGSLGFLGDWFGPSVVDAVHDKILAFSRTVFTQNVVDQIIGPTVADILTKGKGEIVSVGFLLSLWAGSSALASLVDSITMAYNQYLVRNSVWQRIFALLLYLVCLVLAVFGLPVIALGPDWLPTVFPRDYQDDIAWLIQIFYYPATALGLVVALATLYKVAVPRKLPWHRGLPGALLAMLLFLCSSIGLRLYITWVTGTGYTYGALATPIAFLLFAFFIGLAIIMGAQFNNAIQEMYPAKMTRRERRRWRRLEMRRLEQRMHTEEGYRAWRNGQAEDIAPEEPVAPEAQAPAPREEPDDDAAELPRNGVPLPEPPHKQTEPRGG; from the coding sequence GTGCGACGAGGGCCACTGCGCCTGATCGCGCGCACCCTGGACAAGGCGTGGTGGGACAACATCTTCTCCGAGTCGGCGGCCGCCGCCTTCTGGCAGACGCTGTCCATGCCGCCGCTGCTGCTCGGTCTGCTGGGCAGCCTGGGCTTCCTCGGCGACTGGTTCGGCCCGTCGGTCGTCGACGCGGTGCACGACAAGATCCTGGCCTTCTCCCGCACCGTGTTCACGCAGAACGTGGTGGACCAGATCATCGGCCCGACGGTCGCCGACATCCTGACCAAGGGCAAGGGCGAGATCGTCTCGGTGGGCTTCCTGCTGTCGCTGTGGGCCGGGTCGTCGGCGCTGGCCTCGCTGGTCGACTCGATCACCATGGCCTACAACCAGTACCTGGTGCGCAACAGCGTGTGGCAGCGGATCTTCGCGCTGCTGCTCTACCTGGTGTGCCTGGTGCTGGCGGTGTTCGGACTGCCGGTCATCGCGCTCGGCCCGGACTGGCTGCCGACGGTCTTCCCGCGGGACTACCAGGACGACATCGCCTGGCTGATCCAGATCTTCTACTACCCGGCGACCGCGCTCGGGCTGGTCGTGGCGCTGGCCACGCTGTACAAGGTGGCGGTGCCGCGCAAGCTGCCCTGGCACCGCGGGCTGCCCGGTGCGCTGCTGGCGATGCTGCTGTTCCTGTGCTCGAGCATCGGCCTGCGCCTCTACATCACGTGGGTGACTGGCACCGGCTACACCTACGGAGCGCTGGCCACCCCGATCGCGTTCCTGCTGTTCGCGTTCTTCATCGGCCTGGCGATCATCATGGGCGCGCAGTTCAACAACGCGATCCAGGAGATGTACCCGGCGAAGATGACCCGCCGGGAGCGACGCCGGTGGCGGCGTCTGGAGATGCGGCGCCTCGAACAGCGCATGCACACCGAAGAGGGCTACCGGGCGTGGCGCAACGGCCAAGCCGAGGACATCGCGCCGGAAGAGCCGGTCGCGCCCGAAGCACAAGCACCGGCCCCGCGCGAGGAGCCGGACGACGACGCGGCGGAGCTACCGCGCAACGGCGTGCCGCTGCCGGAACCGCCGCACAAGCAGACCGAACCGCGCGGTGGCTGA
- a CDS encoding aminoglycoside phosphotransferase family protein: protein MTGVDMHAGQLTVSPEMVRALVDAQFPEWRELPVSSVDSRGTVHAIFRIGERFAARFPLEPGEVGAKREELEAEAAAARELLGRTRFRTPEPIALGEPGAGYPLPWSVQTWVPGVAVDGLGESAAFASDLAEFIRGVRTIDTRGRTFSGTGRGGVLRSHDAWMETCFERSEQLLDVALLRRTWQAMRELPRGSTGDVMAHGDLIPGNLLVSGGRLSGVIDIGGLGPADPALDLVAAWHLFGAEPRQVFRAELGCSSLEWERGRAWAFQQAMGLVWYYVESNPSMSSLGRRTLDRILADA, encoded by the coding sequence GTGACCGGTGTGGACATGCACGCCGGGCAGTTGACCGTGTCACCGGAGATGGTGCGCGCTTTGGTGGACGCGCAGTTCCCCGAATGGCGGGAGCTGCCCGTCAGCAGCGTCGATTCGCGGGGAACGGTGCACGCCATCTTCCGCATCGGTGAGCGGTTCGCGGCCCGGTTCCCGCTGGAGCCGGGAGAAGTCGGGGCGAAGCGGGAAGAACTCGAAGCCGAGGCGGCAGCGGCTCGGGAGCTGCTGGGGCGCACGCGGTTTCGCACGCCCGAACCGATCGCGCTGGGCGAGCCCGGGGCCGGATATCCGCTGCCGTGGTCGGTGCAGACCTGGGTGCCCGGGGTGGCGGTCGACGGCCTGGGCGAGTCCGCTGCGTTCGCGAGCGACCTCGCCGAGTTCATCCGCGGTGTTCGCACCATCGACACCCGCGGCCGGACGTTCTCCGGAACGGGGCGCGGTGGTGTTCTGCGATCCCACGACGCCTGGATGGAGACCTGCTTCGAGCGCAGCGAGCAGCTCCTGGACGTCGCGCTGCTCCGCCGGACGTGGCAGGCCATGCGCGAGCTCCCGCGCGGCTCGACCGGTGATGTGATGGCGCACGGCGATCTGATCCCCGGCAACCTGCTGGTGTCCGGCGGGCGGCTGTCCGGGGTCATCGACATCGGCGGTCTGGGCCCGGCCGATCCGGCGCTGGACCTGGTCGCCGCCTGGCACCTGTTCGGCGCGGAACCGCGGCAGGTGTTCCGCGCCGAACTCGGGTGCAGCTCCCTCGAATGGGAGCGCGGCAGGGCGTGGGCCTTCCAGCAGGCGATGGGGCTGGTCTGGTACTACGTCGAGAGCAACCCGAGCATGAGCTCGCTGGGAAGGCGCACCCTGGACCGCATCCTGGCGGATGCGTGA
- a CDS encoding NAD(P)-dependent oxidoreductase: MAPSWHAASRVHVPPDRPASPESRSTFFLTSTLLEVGGYLQSDRREARSWFGRNDMTTTTEGAAGQVTVLGLGDMGSAIARVFVDRGYRTTVWNRTASKSAPLVDAGATAAATAAEAVAASPLVVICLLDSTAVDEVLSAVENAVAGKVLVNVTSGSPAQARANERWASERGAEYIDGKIMGDPPYVGTPNIMFPFSGSRQAFGTHESTLRELGAIAYHGDDAGSAAVEFMAQVAASYELLIGFLHTLRLVQAEGVDVVEFADRFAGSLAAFPALLTSMSKAIKSGEYAPDLGPLNVQAALMDDMISHRDSLGVEAVRMREVKELMDRRIADGHGDQGFSSLFELLKRQ; the protein is encoded by the coding sequence ATGGCCCCATCCTGGCACGCGGCATCGCGGGTGCACGTTCCTCCCGATCGCCCGGCATCGCCGGAATCTCGATCGACTTTCTTCTTGACTTCGACATTGCTGGAAGTTGGAGGCTACCTGCAATCGGATCGGCGAGAAGCTCGATCGTGGTTCGGAAGGAACGACATGACAACGACTACCGAAGGTGCCGCGGGCCAGGTCACCGTGCTCGGACTCGGTGATATGGGTTCGGCGATCGCCAGGGTCTTCGTCGACCGCGGGTACCGCACGACGGTCTGGAACCGGACCGCGAGCAAGAGCGCGCCGCTGGTCGATGCCGGTGCCACCGCGGCCGCGACTGCGGCGGAGGCGGTCGCGGCGAGTCCGCTCGTGGTGATCTGCCTGCTCGACAGCACTGCCGTCGACGAGGTGTTGAGCGCCGTCGAGAACGCGGTCGCGGGCAAGGTGCTGGTCAACGTCACCAGCGGTTCGCCCGCGCAGGCCCGGGCGAACGAGCGGTGGGCGAGCGAGCGCGGCGCCGAGTACATCGACGGCAAGATCATGGGCGACCCGCCGTACGTCGGAACGCCGAACATCATGTTCCCGTTCAGCGGTTCCCGGCAGGCCTTCGGCACCCACGAGTCCACGCTGCGGGAGCTGGGCGCCATCGCCTACCACGGCGACGATGCCGGTTCGGCCGCCGTGGAGTTCATGGCCCAGGTGGCGGCGTCCTACGAGCTGCTCATCGGGTTCCTCCACACGCTCCGGCTGGTCCAGGCCGAAGGGGTCGACGTCGTGGAGTTCGCCGACCGCTTCGCCGGTTCGCTGGCCGCCTTCCCGGCGTTGCTGACCTCGATGAGCAAGGCGATCAAGAGCGGCGAGTACGCGCCGGACCTCGGTCCGCTCAACGTCCAGGCCGCGCTGATGGACGACATGATCAGCCACCGGGACTCCCTCGGCGTGGAAGCCGTGCGGATGCGGGAGGTGAAGGAGCTGATGGACCGCCGGATCGCCGACGGCCACGGCGACCAGGGCTTCTCGAGCCTCTTCGAGCTCCTGAAGCGCCAGTAG
- a CDS encoding HhH-GPD-type base excision DNA repair protein codes for MPKNLNLTGDAEADKLLSDDPFALLTGMLLDQQVAMEVAFAGPRKIAERMGGFSVTRIAESDLDEFVELCVQKPAIHRYGGSMGRRVHALAQYVVEHYDGRTEAIWTEGDPDGKEVLKRLKALPGYGDQKARIFLALLGKQRGVEPAGWREAAGAYGEDGSRRSIADVVDEQTLNEVRAWKKEQKAAAKG; via the coding sequence ATGCCGAAGAACCTCAACCTGACCGGTGACGCCGAGGCCGACAAGTTGCTCAGCGACGACCCGTTCGCGCTGCTCACCGGGATGTTGCTCGATCAGCAGGTGGCGATGGAGGTCGCTTTCGCCGGGCCGAGGAAGATCGCCGAGCGGATGGGCGGGTTCAGCGTCACCCGGATCGCCGAGTCCGATCTGGACGAGTTCGTCGAGCTGTGCGTGCAGAAGCCCGCCATCCACCGGTACGGCGGGTCGATGGGACGCCGGGTGCACGCGCTGGCGCAGTACGTCGTCGAGCACTACGACGGCCGGACCGAGGCGATCTGGACCGAGGGCGACCCGGACGGCAAGGAAGTCCTCAAGCGGCTCAAGGCGCTGCCCGGCTACGGCGACCAGAAGGCGCGGATCTTCCTCGCGCTGCTGGGCAAGCAGCGCGGCGTCGAGCCCGCCGGGTGGCGGGAAGCCGCCGGGGCCTACGGCGAGGACGGCTCGCGCCGGTCGATCGCCGACGTCGTCGACGAGCAGACCCTCAACGAGGTCCGGGCCTGGAAGAAGGAGCAGAAGGCCGCCGCCAAGGGCTGA
- the dtd gene encoding D-aminoacyl-tRNA deacylase yields the protein MRAIATRVTRASVTVDGVVAGKIEEPGLLVLLGVTHSDGREEVVKMARKLHEIRALRDEESCATTGAPLLVVSQFTLYGSTRKGRRPSWTEAARPEHAEPLVEAVVAELRERGARVSTGVFGAMMSVESVNDGPFTLLVEV from the coding sequence ATGAGAGCAATCGCCACTCGGGTCACTCGCGCCTCGGTAACGGTCGACGGTGTCGTCGCGGGCAAGATCGAAGAGCCCGGGCTGTTAGTGCTATTGGGTGTGACCCATTCCGACGGGCGTGAAGAAGTCGTCAAAATGGCCCGCAAACTGCACGAGATTCGCGCGCTGCGCGACGAGGAGTCCTGCGCCACGACCGGGGCGCCGCTGCTCGTCGTCAGCCAGTTCACGCTCTACGGCTCGACCCGCAAGGGGCGACGCCCGTCGTGGACCGAGGCAGCCCGCCCGGAGCACGCCGAACCGCTGGTCGAGGCGGTCGTGGCGGAGCTGCGCGAGCGGGGCGCGCGGGTCTCCACCGGGGTGTTCGGGGCGATGATGTCGGTGGAGAGCGTCAACGACGGGCCATTCACCCTTTTGGTTGAGGTGTAA
- a CDS encoding GNAT family N-acetyltransferase, with product MDRTPLPEVRIVHLNGPAFQALAAGDLAVANAASPVPLPPYFAGEDWRGVWLRRSRQVAEDPGSAAWVTGVIWDVQRELAVGRAGYHGPPDESGMVEIGYAVDPAHRRRGYARAALEALLQRAAREPRVRTVRVTIGPDNTASYRLASQYGFAEVGEQWDDEDGLEIVYERPANHL from the coding sequence ATGGACCGAACCCCACTTCCCGAGGTGCGCATCGTGCACCTGAACGGGCCCGCGTTCCAGGCGCTCGCCGCTGGTGACCTGGCCGTGGCGAACGCCGCGAGCCCGGTGCCCCTCCCGCCCTACTTCGCCGGTGAGGACTGGCGCGGGGTGTGGCTCCGGCGCAGCAGGCAGGTCGCGGAAGATCCCGGCAGCGCGGCCTGGGTCACCGGCGTCATCTGGGACGTGCAGCGCGAGCTGGCCGTCGGACGGGCCGGGTACCACGGGCCGCCCGATGAATCCGGGATGGTGGAGATCGGCTACGCGGTCGATCCTGCGCACCGTCGGCGCGGGTACGCGCGCGCAGCTCTGGAGGCGCTGCTCCAGCGCGCGGCCCGGGAACCGCGGGTGCGCACGGTCCGGGTCACCATCGGCCCGGACAACACAGCGTCCTACCGGTTGGCCTCGCAGTACGGCTTCGCCGAGGTCGGCGAGCAGTGGGACGACGAGGACGGCCTGGAGATCGTCTACGAAAGGCCCGCGAACCACCTCTGA
- a CDS encoding tautomerase family protein: protein MPHLDVHVLESDLTGRETELIEKLTDAIVAVYGEWARSIAVVRLIGVPPNRWGIGGKPAQAPAPSVTFGIREAAFSRPDADEIVARLIAGVTDAIVDVFGERVRAGVTVELVGTPAERTGVGGAVVTS from the coding sequence GTGCCCCACCTCGACGTCCACGTGCTGGAAAGCGACCTGACCGGCCGCGAGACCGAGCTGATCGAGAAGCTGACCGATGCGATCGTCGCCGTCTACGGCGAGTGGGCCCGGAGCATCGCGGTCGTGCGGCTGATCGGCGTGCCGCCCAACCGGTGGGGCATCGGCGGCAAGCCCGCACAAGCACCCGCGCCGAGCGTCACGTTCGGCATCAGGGAAGCGGCCTTCAGCCGACCCGACGCCGACGAGATCGTCGCCCGCCTCATCGCCGGAGTCACCGACGCCATCGTCGACGTCTTCGGTGAACGAGTCCGCGCCGGAGTGACGGTCGAACTCGTGGGCACCCCGGCCGAGCGCACCGGCGTCGGCGGAGCCGTCGTCACCTCGTAG
- a CDS encoding RNA 2'-phosphotransferase, with the protein MDEQRLVRISKYLAKHLRHQPERIGVELDANGWVDVEVLLAAAAAHRFPISRAELAEVVASNDKQRYVIDGDRIRASQGHSVPVDLDLPVSEPPAFLFHGTVGRNLAAIRQEGLRPMGRQHVHLSTDRETAQRVGARRGRPVVLAIRAGAMHEAGHEFRVSANGVWLTAHVAPSFIDFQGP; encoded by the coding sequence ATGGACGAGCAGCGGTTGGTGCGTATTTCGAAGTACCTGGCCAAGCACCTGAGGCACCAGCCGGAGCGGATCGGCGTCGAGCTCGACGCGAACGGCTGGGTGGACGTCGAGGTGCTGCTGGCCGCCGCTGCCGCGCACCGGTTCCCGATCTCGCGGGCGGAGCTGGCCGAGGTCGTCGCGAGCAACGACAAGCAGCGCTACGTCATCGACGGCGACCGGATCCGGGCCAGCCAGGGCCACTCGGTCCCGGTCGACCTCGACCTGCCGGTCAGCGAGCCGCCCGCGTTCCTGTTCCACGGCACCGTCGGCCGCAACCTCGCCGCCATCCGGCAGGAGGGGTTGCGGCCGATGGGGCGCCAGCACGTCCACCTCTCCACCGACCGCGAGACCGCGCAGCGGGTGGGGGCGCGGCGCGGCAGACCCGTGGTCCTGGCGATCCGGGCCGGCGCGATGCACGAGGCCGGGCACGAGTTCCGGGTCAGCGCGAACGGGGTCTGGCTGACGGCGCACGTCGCGCCGTCGTTCATCGACTTCCAGGGCCCGTGA